ATACAAGGATCAGGCCAGTACTTTGTGGACTGAGTACCTTTACATATTGTAAGTAGAGGCTCAAAATGAAACCAACAGAAAATGTTGCAGTGTAATTAATAAAGGCTGCTAGATTTGATAAAGCAAAAACCTTATTATCTCTGAATAGGTCCATATTCAAAAGAGGATCCTCCACATTTATCCCCCACCAGATAAATGAGCATATCCCCAAGGCACCGATAACTATTAACCATATCCCTGCTCTTCCAGGTAACAGAGAGAATCCATACATAATTGCTACAAGCGAGAAACTGTAAATTATTGATCCGATAAGATCGAACTTCTCCCCCCTTGGTTGCTCCCACTCACCTCTTAGTTTCCATAAAATAACAATGATTATTATTAAACCAAAAGGGATATTGATAAGAAAGATAATTCTCCAGCCAAAATGTTGCGTTAGAAGTCCTCCACCAAGAGGGCCAAGAGATAAGCCTATATAAACTGAAGCCACATTTATCCCTAGGGCTTTGCCTCTCTCCCTTTCGGGAAATACTAAAGTAATAAGCGCTGTGCCTGTAGCAAATATCATTGCACTTCCAACACCCTGCATAATTCTAAAGCAGATTAGCATAAGGGCAGACTTTGATATTGCAGAAAGTAAAGAGGAAATGGTATAGATAGATATGCCATATGTAAAAAATTTCTTCCTGCCATATATATCTGCCATTTTCCCAAATGGTACGAGAAACATCGCGGCAGCTAACATATATGAAGTAGCAACCCAGCTTAATAGAACTGTATTCATTGAAAACTCGTTCCCAATTGATGGAAGAGCAATATTTATGGAGGATCCCATGAAGGGTGTAATGAAAGATGCAATTGAGACAATAAGTAGAACAATCCTCTTAGCTGCATTATAGTCTATTTGATGCATACTCTTAGGCTTTCTGTAAATTTACTATGAATAAATAACTCAACTTGAATAAATAGTAGACTTCTTAATATCTCCTTTATCCCTTAGCTAAGAGAAAAATCCTTATATAGTTGCAACGTTATTCGCAACGTCATCTCCGAGTTCACTTGTCGACATGCCCATATTACCGGCTCCCATCCCATCCATCTTCAAGATGGTATTCTTCATAGCTTCTTCAACAATCATAGAAGCATTCTCCTCACCGAGAATTTCTAGCATCATCTGACCAGCACTGATTGCTGACATCGGATT
This genomic stretch from Spirochaetota bacterium harbors:
- a CDS encoding MFS transporter, which encodes MHQIDYNAAKRIVLLIVSIASFITPFMGSSINIALPSIGNEFSMNTVLLSWVATSYMLAAAMFLVPFGKMADIYGRKKFFTYGISIYTISSLLSAISKSALMLICFRIMQGVGSAMIFATGTALITLVFPERERGKALGINVASVYIGLSLGPLGGGLLTQHFGWRIIFLINIPFGLIIIIVILWKLRGEWEQPRGEKFDLIGSIIYSFSLVAIMYGFSLLPGRAGIWLIVIGALGICSFIWWGINVEDPLLNMDLFRDNKVFALSNLAAFINYTATFSVGFILSLYLQYVKVLSPQSTGLILVSRPIVMAILSPFAGRISDRIESRILISTGSAFITIGLLLLSFLDEKSSVEYIIVSLILLGFGFALFSSPNINAIMSSVDKNFYGIASSTIGTMRLTGQMFSMGIAMLIFSIYMGEVQITPESYAHFCDSIGVAFFIFANLCFWGIFASFARR